One genomic window of Maribacter aquivivus includes the following:
- a CDS encoding TolC family protein, with amino-acid sequence MKVKITGLLLIFSVVVGMAQQKKWTLEECVYYAVENNLTVAQYELDLENAKIDQSDALGALLPNLNGTLQASANTGLALDPTTNNLVSATIFSAQGDLTSSVTLFDGLRNYNRIERAKLSGIANQYRLDDIKDDIRLSVANAYLQVLSNKESLKVFKAQLAVTEQDLKRTNELVESGVVARGDLLELEATAAGQEQQIINSQSLILISRINLAQMLGITDYENFDIAEEEFDIPPSDILDNSAKVIFDKALTFRNDIKFALSGVELAEKDLEISKGAKYPSIGAFINYNTRYSDQNNDPFTGEKIPLKDQLYINDGISYGAQMSIPIFNGWSVRNSIKRSQISVDIARIEYERTMLQLETDVNQAYVDVTSFYKAYEAAQKTLEARSLAYQYSKERFDVGLMNSFDFSQAQSRVDNAEAELIRTKYDYIFRLKILEFYFGIPISLE; translated from the coding sequence ATGAAAGTAAAAATCACTGGATTACTACTGATATTTTCTGTTGTGGTAGGGATGGCACAACAAAAGAAATGGACTCTAGAGGAGTGTGTGTATTATGCTGTAGAAAACAACCTTACGGTAGCGCAATATGAATTGGATTTAGAGAACGCTAAAATCGATCAGTCTGATGCTCTTGGGGCATTATTGCCAAATTTAAATGGAACTTTGCAGGCATCAGCAAATACAGGTCTTGCTTTAGATCCAACTACCAATAATTTGGTCTCTGCTACGATTTTTTCAGCTCAAGGAGATTTAACTTCATCGGTTACTTTGTTTGATGGTCTTAGGAATTATAACCGTATCGAACGGGCAAAATTGAGTGGTATAGCAAATCAATATCGTTTAGATGATATTAAGGATGATATTAGATTAAGTGTGGCAAATGCTTATCTGCAGGTATTATCCAATAAAGAATCGCTAAAAGTTTTTAAAGCTCAGTTGGCTGTTACTGAACAAGATTTAAAGAGGACTAATGAACTGGTAGAATCAGGTGTTGTTGCTCGTGGTGACTTATTGGAGTTAGAAGCTACGGCCGCTGGTCAGGAACAGCAAATTATAAATTCTCAGAGTTTGATTTTAATATCAAGAATCAATTTAGCACAAATGCTAGGGATAACAGATTACGAAAATTTCGATATAGCAGAAGAAGAGTTTGATATTCCTCCATCTGATATTTTAGACAACTCTGCTAAAGTAATTTTTGATAAAGCTCTGACCTTCAGAAATGATATTAAATTTGCTCTTTCTGGTGTAGAATTAGCTGAAAAGGATTTGGAAATTTCTAAAGGGGCTAAATATCCAAGTATAGGAGCGTTTATAAACTATAATACTAGATATTCCGATCAAAATAATGATCCATTTACAGGTGAGAAAATTCCATTAAAAGATCAATTATATATCAATGATGGTATTTCCTATGGGGCACAAATGAGTATTCCGATTTTTAATGGATGGAGCGTTAGAAATAGTATAAAGCGTTCTCAAATTAGTGTCGATATTGCGAGAATCGAATATGAAAGAACTATGTTACAATTGGAGACTGATGTGAACCAAGCGTATGTAGATGTTACTAGTTTTTATAAAGCTTATGAGGCAGCACAGAAAACTTTAGAAGCAAGAAGTCTTGCGTATCAATATTCTAAAGAACGTTTTGATGTAGGATTAATGAACTCGTTCGATTTTAGTCAGGCACAATCTAGAGTTGATAATGCCGAGGCAGAATTAATTAGAACAAAATACGATTACATATTCAGATTAAAAATATTAGAATTCTATTTCGGCATACCTATTTCTTTGGAATAG
- a CDS encoding VWA domain-containing protein, producing the protein MKTIKQLGSIGIALLTLSTVYACNITEKKKPIELIAHAIETEEPKEANIVQIALLLDTSNSMDGLINQAKSQLWDIVNEFSYAKCGNDTRPNLQIALYQYGNDNLSANEGYIQQVLGFSSDLDEISEKLFSLTTNGGEEYCGKVLQTSLHQLPWNKNPDLLRMIFIAGNEPFNQGRYNYRTALANANEKDVVVNTIFCGNYELGINTDWKNGASLTGGEYMAIDHNKKVVHINTPYDDIIIKLNSRLNTTYVSYGSMGQSKYIAQEVQDSNALEMEEAVAVKRAVSKSSRLYNNKKWDLVDAYDDAEFEISSVENDELPKELQGKNEKEIKRYVDNKKNEREEIQKEIQEYNKKRLAYISEHQKENNSGELENAMIKAIKKQAKTKDYSWE; encoded by the coding sequence ATGAAAACAATTAAACAACTAGGATCAATAGGCATAGCATTACTAACACTATCTACCGTTTATGCCTGCAATATTACCGAAAAGAAAAAACCAATTGAACTAATTGCACATGCAATAGAAACCGAAGAGCCAAAAGAAGCTAATATTGTTCAAATAGCCTTGCTATTAGATACTAGCAATAGTATGGACGGATTAATAAACCAAGCCAAATCTCAACTTTGGGATATTGTTAATGAGTTTAGTTATGCGAAATGTGGTAATGATACCAGACCAAATTTACAAATTGCATTATACCAATATGGCAACGACAATCTTTCTGCAAACGAAGGATACATTCAACAAGTATTAGGTTTTAGTAGTGATTTAGATGAAATTTCAGAAAAGCTATTTTCATTGACTACCAATGGTGGTGAAGAATATTGCGGCAAAGTACTACAGACCTCTTTACACCAATTACCATGGAATAAGAATCCAGATTTACTTCGTATGATTTTTATTGCAGGTAACGAACCTTTTAATCAAGGTAGATATAATTACAGAACTGCATTAGCTAATGCCAATGAAAAAGATGTAGTGGTAAACACCATCTTCTGTGGAAATTATGAATTGGGAATAAATACCGATTGGAAAAATGGTGCTTCATTAACAGGTGGAGAATATATGGCTATTGACCACAATAAAAAAGTTGTACATATCAACACCCCATATGACGATATCATTATTAAACTAAATTCAAGATTGAATACCACGTACGTTTCTTACGGGTCGATGGGTCAATCAAAATATATTGCACAAGAAGTACAAGACAGTAATGCATTAGAGATGGAAGAAGCGGTTGCCGTTAAAAGAGCTGTCAGCAAAAGTTCTAGACTTTATAATAATAAAAAATGGGATTTGGTCGATGCCTACGATGATGCCGAATTCGAAATAAGTTCAGTAGAGAACGATGAGTTACCAAAGGAGCTACAAGGCAAAAATGAAAAAGAGATAAAAAGGTATGTAGATAACAAAAAGAACGAAAGAGAAGAGATTCAAAAAGAGATACAAGAATATAATAAGAAACGATTAGCGTATATATCTGAGCATCAAAAAGAAAATAATTCAGGAGAGCTTGAAAATGCTATGATTAAAGCAATTAAAAAGCAAGCTAAGACTAAAGATTACAGTTGGGAATAA
- the tsaB gene encoding tRNA (adenosine(37)-N6)-threonylcarbamoyltransferase complex dimerization subunit type 1 TsaB, whose translation MGLILNLETSSTNCSVCVAKDGEILAIRELNSANYSHAEKLHIFIEEVMQEASVQMQDLEAVAVSKGPGSYTGLRIGVSAAKGLCYALGIPLISVATLKSMASQIQIKENEVLIPVLDARRMEVYSAVFDAELSEIRETKAEIIEESSFQEYINAKHVHFLGSGAEKIKELFPDDTITYHCEIVPSAKEMAFISSNKYQLNDFEDVAYFEPYYLKDFVMQTKKAKA comes from the coding sequence ATGGGCTTAATATTGAATTTAGAAACATCATCTACAAATTGTTCGGTTTGCGTCGCTAAGGACGGAGAAATTCTTGCGATTAGGGAATTAAATTCAGCGAACTATTCGCATGCAGAAAAACTTCATATTTTTATAGAAGAAGTAATGCAGGAGGCATCTGTTCAAATGCAAGATTTAGAGGCTGTAGCGGTCAGTAAAGGTCCAGGTTCTTATACAGGGTTAAGAATTGGAGTTTCAGCGGCTAAGGGCTTATGTTACGCTTTAGGCATTCCATTAATTTCTGTTGCTACATTAAAAAGCATGGCATCTCAAATTCAGATTAAAGAAAATGAAGTTTTGATTCCGGTGTTAGATGCTAGACGTATGGAGGTTTATTCTGCAGTGTTCGATGCTGAATTAAGTGAGATTAGAGAAACAAAGGCAGAGATAATAGAAGAGAGCTCTTTTCAAGAATATATAAATGCTAAGCACGTTCATTTTTTAGGAAGTGGAGCGGAGAAGATAAAAGAGCTTTTTCCGGATGATACAATAACATATCATTGCGAGATTGTACCTTCTGCAAAAGAAATGGCTTTCATTTCTTCAAATAAGTATCAACTAAATGATTTTGAAGATGTTGCATATTTTGAGCCATATTATTTGAAAGATTTTGTGATGCAAACCAAGAAAGCGAAAGCATAA
- a CDS encoding mechanosensitive ion channel family protein yields the protein MDKIMNLQEHADNAIAWLWAVLPSVLWAIFLLIAGTYLIRFINKMIRKFFATKDYDLALETFLQSFISIALKIILFVLVITQLGVHTSSLVAILASAGLAIGLALQGSLANFAGGVLILLFKPFRIGDFISAQGVDGTVKEISIFTTKVSTFGNQIAIIPNGQLSNNTITNYNAQDTRRDKIDVGIGYSSNIKEAKEILLAICNEYETIHKTPAPEVYVGELGDSSVNLTLRFWANNGDFWAAHFFVLEEIKYRFDAAGIEIPFPQRVVTQMKS from the coding sequence ATGGATAAAATAATGAATCTGCAAGAGCATGCAGATAATGCGATAGCTTGGCTATGGGCGGTACTACCAAGTGTATTATGGGCAATATTTTTATTAATTGCCGGCACCTATCTTATACGTTTCATAAATAAAATGATTCGTAAATTCTTCGCAACTAAAGACTATGACTTAGCACTAGAAACATTCTTACAGAGCTTTATTAGTATAGCTTTAAAAATAATACTCTTCGTATTGGTAATTACCCAACTAGGAGTACATACAAGTTCTTTGGTTGCTATATTAGCATCTGCAGGTTTAGCTATTGGTTTAGCTCTACAAGGTTCATTGGCAAATTTCGCAGGTGGTGTTCTTATCTTATTATTTAAACCCTTTAGAATAGGAGATTTTATCTCTGCTCAAGGTGTAGATGGGACGGTAAAAGAAATTTCAATATTTACTACAAAAGTAAGCACCTTTGGTAATCAAATTGCGATAATACCAAATGGTCAACTATCTAACAATACAATCACAAACTACAACGCTCAAGATACTAGAAGAGATAAAATTGATGTTGGTATTGGTTATAGTTCAAATATTAAAGAAGCTAAAGAAATTCTATTAGCTATATGCAATGAGTATGAAACTATACATAAGACTCCAGCTCCTGAAGTATATGTAGGTGAATTAGGAGATAGTTCGGTAAATCTAACGTTACGTTTTTGGGCAAATAACGGTGATTTTTGGGCTGCGCATTTCTTCGTTTTAGAAGAAATAAAATATCGTTTTGATGCTGCAGGTATAGAAATACCATTCCCACAAAGAGTAGTTACACAGATGAAAAGTTAA
- a CDS encoding NifU family protein translates to MKEYSITVVKTNNPNILKFETNHILVQRKNYEFKNIDDAKNSPLAQQLFHLPFIKTVYISGDFIGLERYDIVQWEDVKDEVAQQLVEYLNAGEPIVIEEDMDKPVPVTVYAEVTPNPSTMKFVASKKIVASAFEFKNIDEARDSKLAMELFQFPFVKQVFIDENYVSVSKYEVAEWDDINIELREVIRNFIADGKEIVADNAKAIGAEAQVSETVSAESTIELDETSQEIVDILEEYVKPAVASDGGNIMFQSYDVESKTVNVILQGACSGCPSSTFTLKNGIETMLKNMMGDKVNEVVALNG, encoded by the coding sequence ATGAAAGAGTATTCAATTACGGTCGTTAAGACCAATAACCCAAATATATTAAAGTTCGAAACTAATCATATATTAGTTCAACGAAAAAATTACGAATTCAAGAATATTGATGATGCTAAAAACTCACCTTTAGCTCAGCAATTATTCCATTTACCATTTATAAAAACAGTATACATTTCTGGTGATTTCATTGGACTAGAACGTTATGATATTGTTCAGTGGGAAGATGTAAAAGACGAAGTTGCACAACAGTTAGTTGAGTATTTGAATGCTGGGGAACCAATAGTTATTGAGGAAGACATGGACAAACCAGTTCCTGTAACTGTTTACGCAGAGGTTACACCCAACCCATCTACCATGAAGTTTGTGGCTAGCAAGAAAATTGTAGCATCAGCATTCGAGTTTAAGAATATTGATGAAGCTAGAGATTCTAAATTGGCTATGGAGCTATTTCAATTTCCGTTCGTAAAACAAGTATTTATAGACGAGAACTACGTTTCTGTTTCTAAGTATGAAGTTGCAGAATGGGACGATATTAATATAGAACTACGCGAGGTAATTAGAAATTTCATTGCTGACGGCAAAGAAATTGTTGCTGACAATGCAAAAGCTATTGGTGCAGAAGCGCAAGTATCTGAAACAGTATCCGCAGAAAGTACGATAGAACTTGATGAAACTTCTCAAGAAATAGTTGATATTTTAGAAGAATATGTAAAACCAGCTGTAGCGAGTGATGGTGGTAATATTATGTTTCAATCATATGATGTAGAAAGCAAAACGGTTAATGTAATTTTACAAGGAGCTTGCAGTGGCTGCCCATCATCAACATTTACCTTGAAAAACGGTATTGAGACGATGCTAAAAAATATGATGGGAGACAAAGTAAATGAGGTAGTTGCGCTTAACGGTTAA
- a CDS encoding PorP/SprF family type IX secretion system membrane protein has product MKYHLLLLFTVLMIGLKSNAQEGIPVYFDYLSDNYYLVFPSMAGIGDGGKIRATARKQWFDVDDAPSLQTINAHFRLGDSPSGIGAIIFNDANGYHSQTGLKLTYAHHLRMGGDDVRQLNQLSFGLSATILQSSLDETEFRSVTPDPAVSGIKLSSSYTNVDIGISYNYQEFYTHFAVTNALTGSKRNLYYRDRQDNPEELVIDNIRRFLVSTGYVFGRSEWQFEPSILFQMTEFTKEKSLDINAKVYKDVDFGRIWGGLSYRRSFDGAQFQDGASFGEQRLQLVTPIVGANFKNFMVSYNYSYQMGDIRFDNGGFHQITLGYDFGQKERKYDCYCPAAN; this is encoded by the coding sequence ATGAAATACCACTTACTTCTATTGTTTACCGTACTTATGATTGGATTGAAATCTAATGCACAAGAAGGTATTCCAGTATATTTTGATTATTTATCTGACAACTATTATTTAGTTTTTCCTTCAATGGCTGGTATTGGTGATGGTGGAAAAATTAGAGCTACTGCAAGAAAACAATGGTTCGATGTCGATGATGCACCAAGTTTACAAACGATAAATGCGCATTTTAGATTAGGTGATTCCCCAAGTGGTATTGGTGCAATCATATTTAATGATGCTAATGGTTACCATTCGCAAACAGGATTAAAATTAACATATGCTCACCATTTAAGAATGGGAGGAGATGATGTGAGGCAGTTGAATCAACTTTCTTTTGGATTAAGCGCTACCATTTTACAAAGTAGTTTAGATGAAACTGAATTTAGATCAGTAACTCCTGACCCAGCAGTGTCTGGTATTAAATTAAGTTCTTCTTACACTAATGTTGATATTGGTATTTCATATAACTATCAAGAATTCTATACGCATTTTGCAGTGACTAATGCATTAACGGGGAGTAAGAGAAATTTATATTATAGAGACAGGCAAGATAATCCTGAAGAGTTGGTTATTGATAATATTAGACGTTTTTTAGTTTCTACGGGTTATGTTTTTGGAAGAAGTGAATGGCAGTTTGAACCATCTATCTTATTTCAAATGACTGAATTTACTAAAGAGAAAAGTTTAGATATTAATGCTAAGGTATACAAGGATGTAGATTTTGGACGTATTTGGGGCGGACTTTCGTACAGAAGAAGTTTTGACGGAGCACAATTTCAAGATGGAGCTTCTTTTGGTGAACAACGTTTGCAGTTGGTTACTCCGATTGTTGGTGCTAACTTCAAAAATTTTATGGTCTCTTATAACTATTCTTATCAAATGGGAGATATCCGCTTTGATAATGGAGGGTTTCATCAAATTACCTTAGGGTATGATTTCGGTCAAAAAGAACGTAAGTACGATTGTTATTGCCCGGCAGCAAATTAA
- a CDS encoding efflux RND transporter periplasmic adaptor subunit, whose amino-acid sequence MNKYVKYVLIGVAVIGILAAVVYFLKKNSTPLKTYETETVEKRDITNKVVVTGKVIPQDEIEIKPQISGIIQKVYLEEGVQVKAGDLIATIKVVPNEQSLNQARGRVNNAKISLSNTKIEYDRNKTLFDKGVISSQDFNALQLRFDQATQELQNAQADYQIIRVGSAGGSSSANTNIRATVTGTLLEIPVEVGDQVIESNNFNDGTTIAFIADMSKMIFEGEVDEAEVGKLKVGMPLEISMGALQDEKFSAKLKFIAPKGVEEEGAVQFKIEGDLVVSDSTNIRAGYSANAAIVLEEKKDVLSIKEALLQFDKETNKPYVEVETGDNEFEKRELELGVSDGIDVEIISGIDENSKIKIWNKLEAKSDDNDPDED is encoded by the coding sequence ATGAACAAGTATGTAAAGTACGTATTAATAGGAGTAGCAGTTATTGGGATACTGGCTGCAGTAGTCTATTTTTTAAAGAAGAATAGTACTCCTTTAAAAACATATGAAACGGAAACCGTTGAAAAAAGAGATATTACCAATAAGGTTGTTGTTACCGGTAAGGTAATACCACAAGATGAAATTGAGATCAAGCCTCAAATTTCTGGTATTATACAAAAGGTATATTTAGAAGAAGGAGTTCAAGTAAAAGCAGGAGATTTAATAGCTACCATAAAAGTTGTACCTAATGAACAATCTTTAAATCAGGCACGTGGTAGGGTAAACAATGCTAAAATATCTTTGAGTAATACAAAGATTGAATATGACCGTAATAAAACACTTTTTGATAAAGGGGTGATTTCTAGTCAAGACTTTAATGCATTACAATTGCGATTTGATCAGGCAACTCAAGAACTACAAAACGCTCAAGCAGACTATCAGATTATTAGAGTAGGTTCTGCAGGAGGTTCCTCTAGTGCAAATACCAATATTAGAGCAACAGTTACAGGAACGTTATTGGAGATTCCGGTAGAAGTAGGGGATCAGGTTATTGAAAGTAATAATTTCAATGACGGTACTACCATCGCCTTTATTGCTGATATGTCTAAAATGATTTTTGAAGGTGAAGTTGATGAAGCTGAAGTAGGGAAACTTAAGGTGGGTATGCCTTTAGAAATTAGCATGGGTGCTTTGCAAGATGAAAAATTCAGTGCAAAATTAAAGTTTATAGCACCTAAAGGTGTGGAAGAAGAAGGAGCTGTTCAGTTTAAAATTGAAGGTGATTTAGTGGTATCTGATAGCACTAATATTAGAGCGGGATATAGCGCAAATGCAGCCATTGTTTTAGAAGAGAAAAAAGATGTGCTTTCTATTAAGGAAGCTTTGTTACAGTTTGATAAAGAAACCAATAAGCCCTATGTAGAAGTGGAGACTGGTGATAATGAGTTTGAAAAAAGAGAGCTAGAACTAGGTGTAAGTGATGGTATCGACGTAGAAATTATTTCTGGAATCGATGAAAACTCTAAAATAAAAATCTGGAACAAGTTAGAAGCCAAGAGTGACGATAATGATCCGGATGAGGATTAA
- a CDS encoding thioredoxin domain-containing protein, protein MPTPQKHTNNLIKESSPYLLQHAHNPVNWEAWNDDVLKQAQEEQKLILISIGYAACHWCHVMEHECFEDEEVAKTMNAHFINIKVDREERPDIDHIYMDALQMMTGSGGWPLNILALPDGRPFWGATFVKKQEWIQALNQLQQLYVDDPNKIIGYAENMATGLKEINAITKGENQDTIEASEIDLMVSDWAKYFDTFLGGYKRAPKFMMPTNLNFLQYYSHAKQDNTVNEYVNTTLTRMAWGGIFDHVGGGFSRYSVDTKWHVPHFEKMLYDNGLLISLYANAYANTNNNLYKVIVEKSIAFLEEELLDISNGFYSSLDADSLTDDNKLVEGAFYVWQEDQLKELLKDDYPVFSDYFSINSYGYWEDENYVLIRDSEALAIAMNHSITKVELQQIISKCLSLLKVEREKRNKPRLDDKILTSWNGLTLKGLTDAYRYLEDDKYLNLAINNANFILKHMITEDGGLYRNFKNGKSTIHGFLEDYASIIDAFIGLYEVSFDEKWLDHSLELTKYVIENFSDSDTGLFFFTSNNENRLIRRTLEVADNVIPSSNSMMAHNLHKLSKYFPEDNFDSRLHKMMKTMKSSVTENPQNHANWLHLAQLMSENFYELVVIGENFELICKTLMKNYLPNAIFAASNAKTSNLPLLMNRYVMNKTLIYVCNHGSCQMPVEEPSKALDLVSSII, encoded by the coding sequence ATGCCTACCCCACAAAAGCATACTAATAATCTAATTAAAGAAAGCAGTCCATATTTACTGCAGCACGCACATAATCCGGTTAATTGGGAAGCGTGGAATGATGACGTTTTAAAACAAGCACAAGAAGAGCAAAAACTAATACTTATTAGCATTGGTTATGCCGCTTGTCATTGGTGCCACGTTATGGAACATGAATGTTTTGAAGATGAAGAAGTTGCCAAAACAATGAATGCCCATTTTATAAATATTAAAGTGGACAGGGAAGAACGTCCAGATATTGACCATATTTATATGGATGCATTACAAATGATGACAGGTAGTGGTGGCTGGCCTTTAAATATTCTTGCGCTACCCGATGGCAGACCTTTCTGGGGCGCAACCTTCGTCAAAAAACAAGAATGGATACAAGCATTGAATCAACTGCAACAGCTTTATGTTGATGACCCCAATAAGATTATTGGGTATGCCGAAAACATGGCAACAGGGCTAAAAGAAATCAATGCTATAACAAAAGGTGAAAATCAAGATACAATTGAAGCTTCTGAAATTGATTTGATGGTTAGTGATTGGGCCAAATACTTTGATACGTTTTTAGGAGGATATAAACGGGCACCAAAATTTATGATGCCTACCAACCTCAACTTTTTACAATACTATTCTCACGCAAAACAAGATAATACTGTAAATGAATATGTAAACACTACCCTAACAAGAATGGCCTGGGGCGGTATATTTGATCATGTTGGCGGTGGGTTCTCTAGGTATTCTGTTGATACTAAATGGCACGTACCCCATTTTGAGAAAATGTTATATGATAACGGATTATTGATTAGTCTTTACGCAAATGCATATGCTAACACTAACAATAACCTCTATAAAGTAATAGTAGAAAAAAGTATCGCTTTCCTAGAGGAAGAATTATTAGATATAAGCAACGGATTTTACTCTTCTTTAGATGCTGATAGTTTAACTGATGATAATAAGTTAGTAGAAGGTGCATTTTATGTTTGGCAAGAAGACCAACTAAAAGAACTATTAAAAGACGATTACCCTGTTTTCAGTGATTACTTCAGTATTAACTCTTATGGATATTGGGAAGACGAGAATTATGTGCTTATAAGAGATTCAGAAGCGTTAGCTATTGCAATGAATCATTCTATAACTAAAGTAGAGTTACAGCAAATCATCTCTAAATGCCTTTCTTTATTGAAGGTAGAGAGAGAAAAAAGAAACAAACCAAGATTAGATGATAAAATTTTAACCTCTTGGAACGGCTTAACATTAAAAGGACTTACAGATGCTTATAGATATCTAGAAGACGATAAGTATTTAAACCTTGCTATTAATAATGCTAATTTTATTCTAAAGCATATGATTACTGAAGATGGTGGTTTATACCGCAACTTCAAGAATGGAAAAAGTACTATTCATGGTTTTTTAGAAGATTACGCATCTATTATCGATGCCTTTATTGGGCTATATGAAGTTTCTTTTGACGAAAAATGGCTTGATCATAGTCTAGAGTTAACAAAATATGTCATTGAAAATTTCTCAGATTCTGACACGGGACTATTCTTTTTTACATCTAATAACGAAAACCGTCTTATTAGAAGAACTTTGGAAGTTGCAGATAACGTAATTCCGTCTTCTAATTCAATGATGGCACATAATCTACATAAGCTTTCAAAGTATTTTCCTGAAGATAATTTCGATAGTCGTTTGCATAAAATGATGAAAACTATGAAATCATCTGTCACTGAGAATCCGCAAAATCATGCTAATTGGCTTCACTTAGCACAGCTAATGAGTGAGAATTTCTATGAATTGGTCGTTATCGGTGAAAACTTTGAACTCATATGCAAAACCCTCATGAAGAACTATCTCCCAAATGCTATATTTGCTGCTTCAAATGCTAAAACTAGCAACTTACCATTGTTAATGAATAGGTATGTAATGAACAAGACGCTCATCTACGTTTGTAATCACGGTAGCTGTCAAATGCCCGTAGAAGAACCTAGCAAAGCTTTAGATCTTGTTTCATCTATAATTTAA
- a CDS encoding dodecin family protein, protein MAVLKVIEILANSDNGWEDAAKKAVSEASKSVKNIKSVYINEQSATVEDGKIKNYRVNVKITFEVK, encoded by the coding sequence ATGGCAGTTTTAAAAGTAATCGAAATATTAGCAAATTCTGACAACGGATGGGAAGACGCAGCTAAAAAAGCAGTTTCTGAAGCATCTAAATCAGTAAAGAATATTAAGTCAGTTTACATCAATGAACAAAGTGCTACTGTTGAAGACGGAAAAATCAAAAATTACAGAGTAAATGTGAAAATCACTTTTGAAGTGAAATAA